GCGGTCACCACTTTGCTGTTCCTGGTCATCTTCAGCGTCGCGCTCGGGCGTGGGGGACGCGAAGTGCTGGGGGTGCCCTTCGCCACTTTCGTCGCCCCCGGCCTGATCGTCATGGGCATGATGCAGAACGCTTTCGCCAATGCCAGCTTCTCCCTGCTGGGCGGGAAGATCCAGGGGACGATTATCGACGTGCTGATGCCCCCCCTGTCGGAAGGGGAATTGATGGCCGGCATCGTCGGTGCCGCCGTGACGCGCGCGATCATGGTCGGCGCCGCCGTGGCCCTGGCCATGGCGTTCTATCCCGGCGTCAGCCTGGCGGTGGAGCATGTCTGGGCGGTCGTCTGGTTCGGCCTGATGGGGGCGGTCATGCTGTCGCTCATGGGCCTCCTGACCTCGATCTGGGCGGAAAAGTTCGATCACAACGCCGCGATCACGAATTTCATCGTCGCGCCGCTCGCTCTGCTCTCGGGCACGTTCTACGTGATCGATAACCTCGCCCCGGTGTTTCAGACGATCAGCCGCGCAAATCCGTTCTTCTACGTGATTTCCGGCTTCCGCTACGGTTTCCTGGGAGAAAGCGATATCGGCAACAGCGATGCGGCCCTGGTGCAGAGCGCGCTCGGCCTCGGCTTGCTCAACCTGGTCCTGGCCTATGCCTGCTACCGCGTGCTCAGAACGGGCTGGAAGCTGAAAGCCTGACGCTCTGCCGGCCGATCCGCCCGACGGCGCGATCAGTGAGTCAGCGAACGGCGCATCTTGTAGCGCCCGTTGCGGAAATCCTCGAACAGTTCGGCCACGTTGGGGTGGTCGACCGGTCCGCCGTCCGCATCGGGCACCAGATTCTGCTGGCTGACATAGGCGACGTACGAGGAATCCTCGTTTTCCGCGAGCAAGTGGTAGAACGGCTGGTCGCGGCGCGGGCGGATATCCTCCGGAATCGCCTCGTACCACTCCTCGCTGTTGGAGAAGACCGGGTCGACATCGAACACGACGCCGCGGAAATCGAACATGCGATGGCGCACCACGTCGCCTATGCCGAAGCGGGCGCGTGCGTGGCGTGGCATTTCGATGAACCGGCCCGCCTGGGCGGAAAAGAACTGCGATCGTTCCATTGCAGCGGCGAATATAGGATTTCGCAGCCGCGAAACAAGCGTGCCGCCGCGGTCATCCCCCGCGAACCGGGAACAAGGGGCTTGGCAAGCCATGACCGCTCCGCTAACCGGCCCGCTCCCGACGCGACCGGGGGCACGGTCCCCAAGCGCTTTCTCGTGCGGAGAGGTGCCGGAGTGGTCGAACGGGGCGGTCTCGAAAACCGTTGTGCCCTTACGGGTACCGAGGGTTCGAATCCCTCCCTCTCCGCCACTTGCATGCAGGCCGCGGGAACGCCCCCGGGCCCGATCCTTCGGCCCATTTCCGCTCGCCGCCTGCGGGTGGGCGGCTGTCGAGCGCGGATACCTGTTGTCCCGCTCGGCGCTCGGCGCCCCGAACACCCGTTCGTCGCCTCTGGCGAAATCCCGGAAACCTGCGAATCGCCAATCGTTTCGTGGGGGATTGCTGGAATGTCGATCCGTCCTAAAACGCCGCGCCGGTGAGGGCATCGATCGCGCCCTGGAGGATCACGGCGGCCGCGTGGCTGTCGATCCGCTCGGCGCGTTTGCGCCGGCTCAGGTCCTGTCCGATCATGTCGCGTTCCGCGCTTGCGGTGGACCAGCGCTCGTCCCACAGCAGCACCGGCAGGCCCAGGCCGCTCGCGAGGTTGCGCGCATAGGCGCGGCTCGACTGGGCCCGCGGCCCCTCGCTGCCGTCCATATTGCGCGGCAGGCCGACGACGAGGCCCTTGACCGCACGCTCGCGCACCAGAGCCGCCAGGGTTTCCAGATCGCGCCCGAACTTGCCGCGCGCGATTGTCTTGCCCGCGGTCGCGAAGTGCCATCCGGCATCGCAGGTCGCCGTGCCGATGGTCTTCGTGCCCAGGTCGAGGGCCAGCAGGGTGCCGCCGTCGGGCAGGGCGGCGGCGAAATCGGCGCTGCTTTCGGTTATCAGGGGCGGTTCGACCACGCCGAAACCCGCCGCGAGACGTCCTGCTTCACGTTTTCCCAGAACAGCGGGATGTCGTAGACGTGATAGTTGTTGCCCGGCAGGACCGCGCTGCCGATTTCCGGCGGGTCGCCGATCAGCAGCAGGCCCTGTTCGCTGCATCGCGCGGGAACCGCACCGGGCACCAGCTCCCCGCTGGAATAGTCGGCCTCGGGAATCAGCGTGCCCAGGTTCGCCTCGGCCGGCGCCGCCCCGCCGATTCCCCCGGTCAGCGGATTGGTGCAGAGGATCGGGCTGTCGCCGCGTATCGTGCCGTCGAATCCGGCCGAACCGCTGTAGGCTTCGATCACGCGGCCGGGATCGGCCGGTTCGGCGAATGTCGACCAGCTCAATATGCAGCCGGCCTGCGAGGCGGTGGCGCAGGCGGGGAAGCCCAGCGCGGGAAGGTCGTGCTCGACCGAAATCGGCCAGCCGATGGCGTAGACCGCGGCGACGCGCCCCTTGAGCGCACTGTCGGCCAGCTCTTCGCGCAAGAGGCGCAGCAGGTGCAGCGCGCCCTGGCTGTGCCCGGCGAGCACGATCGGCGTTTCCGCGTCGACGCTGGCGACGAAAAAGTCGAAAGCCTGCTTCACGTCGGCATAGGCGGCGTCGATCGCCTGACGCGCCTCGTCCGAATCGGTCAGGAACGCGCCGAACGTCGCCTGGCGATAGCGCGGCGCCCAGATCTCGCTCGCCCGGTTGAACGGGCTGGCCATGCCGCGGACGTAGATCCTGGCGATCCGCTGCGATTCGGCATCGTCGAGCGGGGCGTTCCACTGCGCGCGGTCGAGATAGCTGGTCGGATGGATGAAGAAGACCGCGAAGTCGCCGGGCGCGTTCGCGTCCTCCGCGGGCAGTTGCCGCCCTTCGCCCTGCATCGCCGGCTGCCAGCGCGCGGCATCGTCCAGCCCGATGCCGGGGCGCGACAGCCACATCGCCGGGTCCTGATAGGCGTTCGTTTCCAGCGGCGCCTGCTCGACGAATGCGGTGCCGGGGACGTAGGCGATTTCGGCCAGGTCGTCCCAATAGAAGCGCAGCGCAAACATCGCCGCGATCGCCAGGACGATGAGGATGGCGACGAAATAGAGAAACTTGCGTGCCATCAGTCCTCCGGCCCGGTTGAAGGGGTTTCGCTGTTCAGCCGCGCGGCGCGCCGTTCCAGGCCGACCTTGATCATGGCGAGCAGGGGGTCGGCCAGGGCCAGGCCGAGGATGCCGAACAGGACGCCGAAGATCAGCTGCGCGCCCAGTACCAGCGCGGGGGCCAGGTCGACCGTCTTCTTGGCGATCATCGGGATCAGGACGTAACCGTCGAAGTTCTGCACCAGCAGGTACACGAAAATGGTGTAGAGGCCCATGTCGGTGCCGCCGGAGAAGCCGACGAGCACCATCAGGACCCCCGAAATCAGCGCCCCGATATTGGGAATGAACGCCAGCAGACCGGTCAGCAGCCCCAGCAGGACGGCCATGGGCACCGGGCCGATCCCGATGAGCTGGCCGCCGTATGCCAGCAGGGCCCAGGTGAATATCCCCTCGGCGAACATGCCCACCAGACGCCCGGCGAGCAGGCGGCGCATGGTGAACGACATGCTTTCTATCGTTTCGTGGAAAACCTTGCGCTGTTGGGGCGGGACCATCCACGCCACGCCGCGTTCGTAGAGGTTGGGGTCGATGGCGATATATACCCCGATGATCAGGATCAGCGCGATCGTGGCGAAGCCGCCGAAAATGCCGCCGATCGCGCGGGTGACCGTGCCCACCCCGCTGACCAGGTTGCCGGCGACGTTCTGCACGTCGTTCTGGCTGATGGCGAAACCCTGTTCGCGCAGCAGGCTCAGCAGCCGCCCGACCTGCTCGCCGATGATCGCGGGAAACTGCGCCGCCTGTTGCGAAATCTGCGATCCGGCGAAATAGCTGAGCCAGGCGAGGAAGGCGACCATCGCGACGATCACCATCGCCACGCGCCAGCCGCGCGCGATCTTGAGATAGCGGCCGAGCAGCCGCGAGCCGCCGTCGATCATGGTCGCGAACACCATCGCGCCGAAAATCACCAGCAGCGACTGCGAGATATAGACGGCGAGCGCGAACAGGCCGACGACCCCTGCCCAGACGAGCGCGCGCATCGCCTCGAATCGCAATTCGGGGCTGCGGATGTGAGCCGGGCTCTTGCCCATCGATACCTTCGGCGCGCCGCGCGCTTCGCTAGTCTCGCTCACTCTCGGTGCCCCTGTCGGCGATTGCGGGACGCAGTGTGCTCCAGGCGCGGTCGCCGCGCAAGGATGTGAACCAGGTGACGGGATTGAACCCGGTCGTGCCGTCCAGCGAGAACGTGATGAACTCCGCGCGGCCGCCGACGTTTTCCAGCGGCACCGGCCCCATCAGCCCGCTCGGGTCGTAGGCGCGGCTGTCGGCCGAATGGTCGCGGTTGTCGCCCATCACCATGACATGCCCTTCGGGAATCACGATCGGGCCGAAATCGTCGAGCGTCTGCTGCTTGTGGTCGATGATCAGGTAAGTCGCCCCGTTGGGCAGCGTTTCGCGCAGCGTCGGCGGCTCGCACACTTGCGTGCCGTCGGGCAGCGTGGCGGTGTAGTCGAGCGGCATTCCGGTGCGCGGATCGCCGCCGAAATCGCACCGCATGTTGGCGTCGATCGGAATCCGCAGCGGCGGCTCCACCTCCTGCGGGACAGGAACGCCGTCGATCACGATCTGCCCGCCGCGCACTTCGAATGTGTCGCCGGGCAGGCCGACGACGCGCTTGATATAATCCTCGTCCCGCACCGGGTGCACGGGGATCACGATGTCCCCGTATTCGGGCGTGGCCGGCCAGATACGCCATTCGCCGCGCGGCATCAGGTGGAACGAGATCGAGGCCCAGCTCCAGCCATAGGGATATTTGCTCACCACCAGGCGGTCGCCCACCAGCAGGTTGGGCAGCATCGATTCGCTGGGGATGTAGAACGGCTTGGCGATGAAGCTGTGGAAGCCCAGCACCGCGAGCAGCATCACGGCCAGCCCGCGGATTTCGGACAGCCAATCGATCTTTTCCTTCTTCTTCGTCTTGTCGGCGGTGTCGGTCACGGCGGAAGATGCGCTGCTCATAACGGT
The sequence above is a segment of the Pelagerythrobacter marensis genome. Coding sequences within it:
- a CDS encoding ABC transporter permease, encoding MADQARTPASSPDDKGLSIVEEIPGDLRRFPPRGVPVFDGINRIGLWSLYMKEVRRFLKVQTQTVWAPAVTTLLFLVIFSVALGRGGREVLGVPFATFVAPGLIVMGMMQNAFANASFSLLGGKIQGTIIDVLMPPLSEGELMAGIVGAAVTRAIMVGAAVALAMAFYPGVSLAVEHVWAVVWFGLMGAVMLSLMGLLTSIWAEKFDHNAAITNFIVAPLALLSGTFYVIDNLAPVFQTISRANPFFYVISGFRYGFLGESDIGNSDAALVQSALGLGLLNLVLAYACYRVLRTGWKLKA
- the hspQ gene encoding heat shock protein HspQ; the protein is MERSQFFSAQAGRFIEMPRHARARFGIGDVVRHRMFDFRGVVFDVDPVFSNSEEWYEAIPEDIRPRRDQPFYHLLAENEDSSYVAYVSQQNLVPDADGGPVDHPNVAELFEDFRNGRYKMRRSLTH
- the ruvX gene encoding Holliday junction resolvase RuvX — encoded protein: MVEPPLITESSADFAAALPDGGTLLALDLGTKTIGTATCDAGWHFATAGKTIARGKFGRDLETLAALVRERAVKGLVVGLPRNMDGSEGPRAQSSRAYARNLASGLGLPVLLWDERWSTASAERDMIGQDLSRRKRAERIDSHAAAVILQGAIDALTGAAF
- a CDS encoding DUF3089 domain-containing protein, giving the protein MARKFLYFVAILIVLAIAAMFALRFYWDDLAEIAYVPGTAFVEQAPLETNAYQDPAMWLSRPGIGLDDAARWQPAMQGEGRQLPAEDANAPGDFAVFFIHPTSYLDRAQWNAPLDDAESQRIARIYVRGMASPFNRASEIWAPRYRQATFGAFLTDSDEARQAIDAAYADVKQAFDFFVASVDAETPIVLAGHSQGALHLLRLLREELADSALKGRVAAVYAIGWPISVEHDLPALGFPACATASQAGCILSWSTFAEPADPGRVIEAYSGSAGFDGTIRGDSPILCTNPLTGGIGGAAPAEANLGTLIPEADYSSGELVPGAVPARCSEQGLLLIGDPPEIGSAVLPGNNYHVYDIPLFWENVKQDVSRRVSAWSNRP
- a CDS encoding AI-2E family transporter, encoding MSETSEARGAPKVSMGKSPAHIRSPELRFEAMRALVWAGVVGLFALAVYISQSLLVIFGAMVFATMIDGGSRLLGRYLKIARGWRVAMVIVAMVAFLAWLSYFAGSQISQQAAQFPAIIGEQVGRLLSLLREQGFAISQNDVQNVAGNLVSGVGTVTRAIGGIFGGFATIALILIIGVYIAIDPNLYERGVAWMVPPQQRKVFHETIESMSFTMRRLLAGRLVGMFAEGIFTWALLAYGGQLIGIGPVPMAVLLGLLTGLLAFIPNIGALISGVLMVLVGFSGGTDMGLYTIFVYLLVQNFDGYVLIPMIAKKTVDLAPALVLGAQLIFGVLFGILGLALADPLLAMIKVGLERRAARLNSETPSTGPED
- the lepB gene encoding signal peptidase I translates to MSSASSAVTDTADKTKKKEKIDWLSEIRGLAVMLLAVLGFHSFIAKPFYIPSESMLPNLLVGDRLVVSKYPYGWSWASISFHLMPRGEWRIWPATPEYGDIVIPVHPVRDEDYIKRVVGLPGDTFEVRGGQIVIDGVPVPQEVEPPLRIPIDANMRCDFGGDPRTGMPLDYTATLPDGTQVCEPPTLRETLPNGATYLIIDHKQQTLDDFGPIVIPEGHVMVMGDNRDHSADSRAYDPSGLMGPVPLENVGGRAEFITFSLDGTTGFNPVTWFTSLRGDRAWSTLRPAIADRGTESERD